A stretch of Gambusia affinis linkage group LG10, SWU_Gaff_1.0, whole genome shotgun sequence DNA encodes these proteins:
- the lim2.2 gene encoding lens intrinsic membrane protein 2.2 — protein MHAKSRLANQGLWRFCINHKCHAHTITVGMLNATFMLLAVLSCFALRSENCFLALLALAVYTGVTVTFFGKRFLDWRFSWSYIIGWVAVILAFAAGVFQLCAYRQTSEEPAPSNIPDS, from the exons ATGCACGCCAAGTCTCGATTAGCCAATCAGGGGCTTTGGAGGTTCTGCATTAACCACAAATGCCACGCCCACACCATAACCGTAGGTATGT taaATGCCACCTTCATGCTTCTGGCCGTGCTGAGCTGTTTTGCGTTGCgctcagaaaact GTTTTCTTGCTCTTCTGGCTTTAGCTGTTTACACAGGAGTGACCGTCACCTTCTTTGGCAAACGCTTCCTGGACTGGCGCTTTTCCTGGTCCTACATTATTGGCTGGGTGGCTGTGATTTTGGCTTTCGCAGCAG GTGTGTTTCAGCTCTGTGCATACCGCCAGACCTCTGAAGAGCCTGCTCCTTCCAATATTCCAGACAGCTGA
- the si:zfos-943e10.1 gene encoding GRAM domain-containing protein 2B isoform X2, producing MLENKRERLKTFLRKIDEKAIVRLKHFMKESSYPVESGGLPVKPKKSRNSQSNGAIKKTEAKKALSLETAQLELQQQHKTLSRQIAVRSETFDGDNKGFERTEGTGMQSSFTKHNKTFHKLFPDIPEGEDLIHAYICALQREVPYHGRLYITDTHACFYSSVLLKDTKVVIPVSSIHMVKKQKTALLVPNALSLRTSEGEKYVFVSLRNRESCYQLLRSVCPQIEDGSTNSSPRFSSGENSFDKIKHVNSSQSSLDDSLDGSETQSLQNQPLQRAHREAVPHGNGSGFSSQQTDSSSSEELSESGGSWMWSVTEKAKSLLVQREFSTLNTLLFIYLILVVLLLLSSGYIGLRIVALEEQLTSLGALPEFTLQSGYNKNT from the exons ATGCTtgaaaacaagagagagagattgAAAACCTTCCTCAGGAAGATCGACGAGAAGGCCATTGTCAGACTAAAGCACTTCATGAAGGAGAG CAGCTACCCAGTGGAGAGTGGTGGGCTGCCAGTCAAACCCAAGAAAAGCAGGAACAGCCAGAGCAATGGCGCCATCAAGAAGACTGAGGCGAAGAAAGCCTTGAGTTTAGAGACTGCTCAGCTcgagctccagcagcagcacaaaacCCTCAGCAGACAAATCGCTGTCAG ATCGGAGACATTTGATGGTGACAACAAAGGGTTCGAGAGAACAGAAGGCACTGGCATGCAAAGT AGTTTCacaaagcacaacaaaacattCCACAAGTTGTTTCCAGACATTCCTGAGGGAGAAGACTTGATACATG CATACATCTGTGCTCTGCAGAGAGAAGTGCCGTATCATGGTCGCCTCTACATCACCGACACCCACGCCTGTTTCTATTCCTCAGTTCTGCTGAAAGACACTAAG gTTGTCATTCCGGTTTCCTCCATCCACATggtgaagaaacagaaaacagctcTGCTGGTACCAAATGCCTTGTCTCTTCGTACCTCAGAAGGAGAGAAG TACGTATTTGTGTCGCTGAGGAACAGGGAATCGTGTTACCAGTTGCTTCGCTCCGTCTGCCCTCAGATAGAG GACGGCAGCACCAACAGTAGTCCTCGCTTTTCCTCAGGAGAAAACAGCTTTGATAAAATCAAACACGTG AACTCCAGCCAGTCCAGCTTGGATGACAGCTTGGATGGTTCTGAAACTCAGTCCTTACAGAACCAACCTCTGCAGAGAGCTCACCGAG AAGCAGTGCCTCATGGAAACGGTTCAGGTTTCAGCAGTCAGCAGACTGACAGCTCATCTTCTGAGGAGCTCTCTGAGTCAG GTGGATCATGGATGTGGAGTGTGACTGAAAAAGCCAAGTCTCTGCTGGTTCAGAGAGAGTTCAGCACCCTCAACACTCTTCTCTTTATTTACTTGATTTT ggtggtactgctgctgctgtcttcGGGTTACATCGGTCTCCGTATCGTGGCTCTAGAGGAACAGCTTACGTCCCTCGGTGCTCTGCCAGAGTTCACCTTACAGAGCGG gtataacaaaaacacataa
- the si:zfos-943e10.1 gene encoding GRAM domain-containing protein 2B isoform X1: MLENKRERLKTFLRKIDEKAIVRLKHFMKESSYPVESGGLPVKPKKSRNSQSNGAIKKTEAKKALSLETAQLELQQQHKTLSRQIAVRSETFDGDNKGFERTEGTGMQSSFTKHNKTFHKLFPDIPEGEDLIHAYICALQREVPYHGRLYITDTHACFYSSVLLKDTKVVIPVSSIHMVKKQKTALLVPNALSLRTSEGEKYVFVSLRNRESCYQLLRSVCPQIEDGSTNSSPRFSSGENSFDKIKHVNSSQSSLDDSLDGSETQSLQNQPLQRAHRVEAVPHGNGSGFSSQQTDSSSSEELSESGGSWMWSVTEKAKSLLVQREFSTLNTLLFIYLILVVLLLLSSGYIGLRIVALEEQLTSLGALPEFTLQSGYNKNT; this comes from the exons ATGCTtgaaaacaagagagagagattgAAAACCTTCCTCAGGAAGATCGACGAGAAGGCCATTGTCAGACTAAAGCACTTCATGAAGGAGAG CAGCTACCCAGTGGAGAGTGGTGGGCTGCCAGTCAAACCCAAGAAAAGCAGGAACAGCCAGAGCAATGGCGCCATCAAGAAGACTGAGGCGAAGAAAGCCTTGAGTTTAGAGACTGCTCAGCTcgagctccagcagcagcacaaaacCCTCAGCAGACAAATCGCTGTCAG ATCGGAGACATTTGATGGTGACAACAAAGGGTTCGAGAGAACAGAAGGCACTGGCATGCAAAGT AGTTTCacaaagcacaacaaaacattCCACAAGTTGTTTCCAGACATTCCTGAGGGAGAAGACTTGATACATG CATACATCTGTGCTCTGCAGAGAGAAGTGCCGTATCATGGTCGCCTCTACATCACCGACACCCACGCCTGTTTCTATTCCTCAGTTCTGCTGAAAGACACTAAG gTTGTCATTCCGGTTTCCTCCATCCACATggtgaagaaacagaaaacagctcTGCTGGTACCAAATGCCTTGTCTCTTCGTACCTCAGAAGGAGAGAAG TACGTATTTGTGTCGCTGAGGAACAGGGAATCGTGTTACCAGTTGCTTCGCTCCGTCTGCCCTCAGATAGAG GACGGCAGCACCAACAGTAGTCCTCGCTTTTCCTCAGGAGAAAACAGCTTTGATAAAATCAAACACGTG AACTCCAGCCAGTCCAGCTTGGATGACAGCTTGGATGGTTCTGAAACTCAGTCCTTACAGAACCAACCTCTGCAGAGAGCTCACCGAG TAGAAGCAGTGCCTCATGGAAACGGTTCAGGTTTCAGCAGTCAGCAGACTGACAGCTCATCTTCTGAGGAGCTCTCTGAGTCAG GTGGATCATGGATGTGGAGTGTGACTGAAAAAGCCAAGTCTCTGCTGGTTCAGAGAGAGTTCAGCACCCTCAACACTCTTCTCTTTATTTACTTGATTTT ggtggtactgctgctgctgtcttcGGGTTACATCGGTCTCCGTATCGTGGCTCTAGAGGAACAGCTTACGTCCCTCGGTGCTCTGCCAGAGTTCACCTTACAGAGCGG gtataacaaaaacacataa
- the si:zfos-943e10.1 gene encoding GRAM domain-containing protein 2B isoform X3 yields the protein MPTVSRYMSFRSSKRLKVSSSYPVESGGLPVKPKKSRNSQSNGAIKKTEAKKALSLETAQLELQQQHKTLSRQIAVRSETFDGDNKGFERTEGTGMQSSFTKHNKTFHKLFPDIPEGEDLIHAYICALQREVPYHGRLYITDTHACFYSSVLLKDTKVVIPVSSIHMVKKQKTALLVPNALSLRTSEGEKYVFVSLRNRESCYQLLRSVCPQIEDGSTNSSPRFSSGENSFDKIKHVNSSQSSLDDSLDGSETQSLQNQPLQRAHRVEAVPHGNGSGFSSQQTDSSSSEELSESGGSWMWSVTEKAKSLLVQREFSTLNTLLFIYLILVVLLLLSSGYIGLRIVALEEQLTSLGALPEFTLQSGYNKNT from the exons ATGCCTACTGTTAGTAGGTATATGAGTTTTCGTTCATCAAAGCGATTGAAAGTCAGCAG CAGCTACCCAGTGGAGAGTGGTGGGCTGCCAGTCAAACCCAAGAAAAGCAGGAACAGCCAGAGCAATGGCGCCATCAAGAAGACTGAGGCGAAGAAAGCCTTGAGTTTAGAGACTGCTCAGCTcgagctccagcagcagcacaaaacCCTCAGCAGACAAATCGCTGTCAG ATCGGAGACATTTGATGGTGACAACAAAGGGTTCGAGAGAACAGAAGGCACTGGCATGCAAAGT AGTTTCacaaagcacaacaaaacattCCACAAGTTGTTTCCAGACATTCCTGAGGGAGAAGACTTGATACATG CATACATCTGTGCTCTGCAGAGAGAAGTGCCGTATCATGGTCGCCTCTACATCACCGACACCCACGCCTGTTTCTATTCCTCAGTTCTGCTGAAAGACACTAAG gTTGTCATTCCGGTTTCCTCCATCCACATggtgaagaaacagaaaacagctcTGCTGGTACCAAATGCCTTGTCTCTTCGTACCTCAGAAGGAGAGAAG TACGTATTTGTGTCGCTGAGGAACAGGGAATCGTGTTACCAGTTGCTTCGCTCCGTCTGCCCTCAGATAGAG GACGGCAGCACCAACAGTAGTCCTCGCTTTTCCTCAGGAGAAAACAGCTTTGATAAAATCAAACACGTG AACTCCAGCCAGTCCAGCTTGGATGACAGCTTGGATGGTTCTGAAACTCAGTCCTTACAGAACCAACCTCTGCAGAGAGCTCACCGAG TAGAAGCAGTGCCTCATGGAAACGGTTCAGGTTTCAGCAGTCAGCAGACTGACAGCTCATCTTCTGAGGAGCTCTCTGAGTCAG GTGGATCATGGATGTGGAGTGTGACTGAAAAAGCCAAGTCTCTGCTGGTTCAGAGAGAGTTCAGCACCCTCAACACTCTTCTCTTTATTTACTTGATTTT ggtggtactgctgctgctgtcttcGGGTTACATCGGTCTCCGTATCGTGGCTCTAGAGGAACAGCTTACGTCCCTCGGTGCTCTGCCAGAGTTCACCTTACAGAGCGG gtataacaaaaacacataa
- the si:zfos-943e10.1 gene encoding GRAM domain-containing protein 2B isoform X4, with protein sequence MPTVSRYMSFRSSKRLKVSSSYPVESGGLPVKPKKSRNSQSNGAIKKTEAKKALSLETAQLELQQQHKTLSRQIAVRSETFDGDNKGFERTEGTGMQSSFTKHNKTFHKLFPDIPEGEDLIHAYICALQREVPYHGRLYITDTHACFYSSVLLKDTKVVIPVSSIHMVKKQKTALLVPNALSLRTSEGEKYVFVSLRNRESCYQLLRSVCPQIEDGSTNSSPRFSSGENSFDKIKHVNSSQSSLDDSLDGSETQSLQNQPLQRAHREAVPHGNGSGFSSQQTDSSSSEELSESGGSWMWSVTEKAKSLLVQREFSTLNTLLFIYLILVVLLLLSSGYIGLRIVALEEQLTSLGALPEFTLQSGYNKNT encoded by the exons ATGCCTACTGTTAGTAGGTATATGAGTTTTCGTTCATCAAAGCGATTGAAAGTCAGCAG CAGCTACCCAGTGGAGAGTGGTGGGCTGCCAGTCAAACCCAAGAAAAGCAGGAACAGCCAGAGCAATGGCGCCATCAAGAAGACTGAGGCGAAGAAAGCCTTGAGTTTAGAGACTGCTCAGCTcgagctccagcagcagcacaaaacCCTCAGCAGACAAATCGCTGTCAG ATCGGAGACATTTGATGGTGACAACAAAGGGTTCGAGAGAACAGAAGGCACTGGCATGCAAAGT AGTTTCacaaagcacaacaaaacattCCACAAGTTGTTTCCAGACATTCCTGAGGGAGAAGACTTGATACATG CATACATCTGTGCTCTGCAGAGAGAAGTGCCGTATCATGGTCGCCTCTACATCACCGACACCCACGCCTGTTTCTATTCCTCAGTTCTGCTGAAAGACACTAAG gTTGTCATTCCGGTTTCCTCCATCCACATggtgaagaaacagaaaacagctcTGCTGGTACCAAATGCCTTGTCTCTTCGTACCTCAGAAGGAGAGAAG TACGTATTTGTGTCGCTGAGGAACAGGGAATCGTGTTACCAGTTGCTTCGCTCCGTCTGCCCTCAGATAGAG GACGGCAGCACCAACAGTAGTCCTCGCTTTTCCTCAGGAGAAAACAGCTTTGATAAAATCAAACACGTG AACTCCAGCCAGTCCAGCTTGGATGACAGCTTGGATGGTTCTGAAACTCAGTCCTTACAGAACCAACCTCTGCAGAGAGCTCACCGAG AAGCAGTGCCTCATGGAAACGGTTCAGGTTTCAGCAGTCAGCAGACTGACAGCTCATCTTCTGAGGAGCTCTCTGAGTCAG GTGGATCATGGATGTGGAGTGTGACTGAAAAAGCCAAGTCTCTGCTGGTTCAGAGAGAGTTCAGCACCCTCAACACTCTTCTCTTTATTTACTTGATTTT ggtggtactgctgctgctgtcttcGGGTTACATCGGTCTCCGTATCGTGGCTCTAGAGGAACAGCTTACGTCCCTCGGTGCTCTGCCAGAGTTCACCTTACAGAGCGG gtataacaaaaacacataa